A stretch of Borrelia turcica IST7 DNA encodes these proteins:
- the hflK gene encoding FtsH protease activity modulator HflK encodes MLNIPKFFNKTYEYTIILIVLVIIAIIIISNVFVVGPSEEAIVLRLGRLNRTLESGIHIKIPLIEEKFIVPVKIVQEVKFGFNTDNNRGINAGEDEGIIITGDLNIINVEWLVQYKISDPYSFMFKVQDPEETIKDIAKSSMNRLIGDNTIFEIINDNRVGVTEGVKSSMNEIIKTYNLGIDIVQVQIRNAMPPKGKVYEAFEDVNIAIQDKNKFINEGKKEFNQIVPKIRGEALKVLEEAKGYKESRINNALADTKIFNAILNAYIKDPEITKERIYNETMKEILENKDSIEIIDKNLKNFLPFKEVK; translated from the coding sequence ATGCTGAATATTCCAAAATTTTTCAATAAAACATACGAATACACAATAATACTAATTGTATTAGTAATCATAGCAATAATAATCATATCAAATGTTTTTGTAGTTGGACCATCAGAAGAGGCTATTGTTCTTCGCCTTGGTAGGCTAAATAGAACACTTGAATCGGGAATACATATAAAAATTCCACTAATTGAGGAAAAATTCATTGTACCAGTAAAAATAGTACAAGAGGTTAAATTCGGTTTTAACACAGATAATAACAGAGGAATTAATGCTGGTGAAGATGAGGGAATAATTATTACTGGAGATTTAAACATAATAAATGTTGAATGGCTAGTCCAATATAAAATAAGCGATCCATATTCTTTCATGTTTAAAGTACAAGACCCAGAAGAAACAATAAAAGACATTGCAAAATCATCAATGAACAGATTAATTGGAGACAACACTATTTTTGAAATAATTAATGACAATAGAGTTGGAGTTACAGAAGGAGTAAAATCTTCCATGAATGAAATTATTAAAACATATAATTTAGGAATTGATATTGTACAAGTACAAATCAGAAATGCTATGCCACCAAAGGGAAAAGTTTATGAAGCATTTGAAGATGTTAACATTGCGATTCAAGACAAAAATAAATTCATTAATGAGGGAAAGAAAGAATTTAATCAAATCGTTCCAAAAATTAGAGGAGAAGCACTCAAAGTGCTAGAAGAAGCTAAGGGATACAAAGAAAGCAGAATAAACAATGCGTTAGCCGATACTAAAATTTTTAATGCAATTTTAAACGCATACATTAAAGACCCAGAAATTACAAAAGAGAGAATTTATAATGAAACGATGAAAGAAATTCTTGAAAATAAAGATAGCATTGAAATAATCGACAAAAATTTAAAAAACTTCCTACCCTTTAAGGAGGTAAAGTAA
- the hflC gene encoding protease modulator HflC has translation MKYMVKFLFSIAKIIVFTLLISLISLSIMQPIYILKENEISITTRLGKIERTENAAGLKYKIPFIEHVQIFPKIILRWDGEPQRIPTGGEEKQLIWIDTTARWKIADINKFYTSIKTMDRAYIRIDAAIEPAVRGVIAKYPLLEMIRSSNDPIQRLSHGILTAQEAKNDTTYQITKGRKIIENEIIEVANKNTKDIGIEIVDVLIRKISYDPSLIDSVHNRMISERQQIAEEQRSTGMAEKTEILGSIEKEKLKLLSEAKAEAAIIKAEGDSEAARIYANAYGQNVEFYRFWQALESYKAVLKDKRKIFSTDMDFFRYLHNRK, from the coding sequence ATGAAATATATGGTAAAATTTTTATTCTCTATTGCTAAGATTATTGTATTTACATTACTAATTAGCTTAATATCACTCTCTATAATGCAACCAATTTATATACTAAAAGAAAACGAAATTTCAATTACTACAAGACTTGGAAAAATTGAGAGGACTGAAAACGCAGCAGGTCTTAAATATAAAATCCCATTTATTGAACATGTACAAATATTTCCCAAAATCATACTTAGATGGGACGGAGAACCCCAAAGAATTCCAACAGGTGGTGAAGAGAAACAACTAATATGGATAGATACAACTGCTAGATGGAAAATTGCAGACATTAATAAATTCTATACATCCATCAAAACAATGGATAGAGCTTACATAAGAATTGATGCTGCTATTGAACCTGCGGTTAGAGGTGTTATTGCTAAGTACCCTTTACTTGAAATGATTAGAAGTTCAAATGACCCTATTCAAAGACTATCTCACGGAATCTTAACAGCTCAAGAGGCTAAAAATGACACAACTTATCAAATAACAAAGGGTCGAAAAATCATTGAAAATGAAATAATTGAAGTTGCAAATAAAAATACGAAAGATATTGGGATTGAAATTGTTGACGTTCTTATTAGAAAAATTAGCTATGACCCTAGCTTAATTGATTCCGTACATAATAGAATGATCTCAGAAAGGCAACAAATAGCAGAAGAACAAAGAAGCACAGGTATGGCTGAGAAAACAGAAATTCTTGGTAGCATTGAAAAAGAAAAGCTAAAATTACTAAGTGAGGCAAAAGCTGAAGCAGCTATAATTAAAGCTGAGGGCGATAGTGAAGCTGCACGGATTTATGCAAATGCATATGGTCAAAATGTTGAATTTTATAGATTTTGGCAAGCACTAGAGAGTTACAAGGCAGTACTTAAAGATAAACGGAAAATATTCTCAACAGATATGGATTTTTTCAGATACTTACATAACAGGAAATAA
- a CDS encoding HAD-IIB family hydrolase yields MFITDLDGTLLDAKGSLSDFSKNNLKELLKRDDFKFTVATGRDFYLMRSPLRGFDFKIPLISHDGAYVASIDQGKPLYVENIRWDYLCDIYSYFKNNGFSVFFKVIHNGEVFNAYDGINNFLEHWYLTFKQTFCCSNIIKIDKINDISLYDVLSVTVIGTREIIEGVFLNMRNYSELKVSKYGRIEFNDKISVIEVQSIHAEKINGIKFLADYLSISYKDIVYFGDSDNDISVFNENEIHKVTPQNGIDTLKDKACEVIDYHYNDSVVKYILNNFK; encoded by the coding sequence GTGTTTATTACGGATTTAGATGGTACATTGCTTGACGCAAAGGGGTCTTTGTCGGATTTTTCTAAAAATAATTTAAAGGAACTTCTAAAGAGAGATGACTTTAAATTTACAGTTGCAACCGGTAGAGATTTTTATCTTATGAGATCGCCTTTGAGGGGATTTGATTTTAAGATTCCTTTAATTAGCCATGATGGTGCTTATGTTGCATCTATTGATCAAGGCAAGCCTCTTTATGTAGAAAATATACGGTGGGATTATCTTTGCGATATTTATTCTTATTTTAAGAATAATGGGTTTTCTGTATTTTTTAAAGTAATACATAATGGAGAGGTATTTAATGCTTATGATGGTATTAATAATTTTTTAGAACATTGGTATCTTACATTTAAGCAAACTTTTTGTTGTTCAAATATTATCAAAATAGATAAAATCAATGATATTTCTCTTTATGATGTTTTATCTGTTACTGTTATTGGTACAAGAGAGATAATTGAAGGTGTTTTTTTGAATATGAGAAATTATTCTGAACTTAAAGTTTCTAAATATGGAAGAATAGAATTTAATGACAAAATTAGTGTTATTGAAGTACAAAGTATTCATGCTGAGAAAATAAATGGGATTAAATTTTTGGCTGATTATTTATCTATTTCTTATAAAGATATTGTTTATTTTGGAGATTCTGATAATGATATCTCTGTTTTTAATGAAAATGAAATTCATAAAGTTACTCCTCAGAATGGTATTGACACGCTTAAGGATAAGGCTTGTGAAGTCATAGATTATCATTATAATGATTCTGTGGTAAAGTACATATTAAACAATTTTAAATAA
- the rsmD gene encoding 16S rRNA (guanine(966)-N(2))-methyltransferase RsmD, with product MHVSAGKYKGRKVAFLRAGSVRPVMSVVRKAFFSILFNQILDSNFLDVFAGTGIMSLEALSRGARLAHLVDYNKASRNVLVKNFGFVSEPYKFFFNEAEFFLKRSNLFYDFIYLDPPFDYSLKENLLEIVAKNASLNKDAKIIIHYPSRENLSRSILGLSKYDSRKYGDSRLDFFKCDSYDKSQD from the coding sequence ATGCATGTAAGTGCAGGTAAGTATAAGGGGAGAAAGGTTGCTTTTCTTAGGGCTGGTAGTGTGCGTCCTGTGATGTCTGTTGTTAGGAAAGCATTTTTTTCTATTCTTTTTAATCAGATTCTAGATTCAAATTTTCTTGATGTATTTGCAGGTACTGGAATAATGTCTCTTGAAGCTTTGAGTCGTGGGGCTCGTCTTGCTCATCTTGTTGATTATAATAAGGCTTCTAGAAATGTTTTGGTTAAGAATTTTGGGTTTGTAAGTGAGCCTTACAAGTTTTTTTTCAATGAGGCTGAATTTTTCCTTAAAAGGAGTAACCTTTTTTATGATTTTATTTATCTTGACCCACCCTTTGATTATTCTCTTAAAGAAAACTTACTTGAAATAGTTGCAAAAAATGCGAGTTTAAATAAAGATGCTAAGATTATTATCCATTATCCTTCTAGGGAAAATTTAAGTAGAAGTATTTTAGGTCTTTCCAAATACGACTCTAGAAAATATGGCGATTCAAGGCTTGATTTTTTTAAATGTGATTCTTATGACAAATCTCAAGATTAA
- a CDS encoding sugar phosphate nucleotidyltransferase: MKGIILAAGYGTRFLPITKTIPKEMLPILNKPAIDYIIEEFINSGIKEILIITSRRKGVLDNYFDREIELESTFTKECRQDLLDIIKLKDINISFIKQNEMMGTGHALLHAKPWIGVEPTIVAYPDDLHIGNPPLTAQLIELHKKTGKNILSVIENPKNINRYGVIELDKDNIHIKDIVEKPAVGKEPSRKASIGRFLYTYDFFKYLEEGFKLHKKGEYHHIYALKKLMSEGKVLYKEIEGERLDTGDIEGYLETIIKIAKRDDKLSQIIKDLIEVK, encoded by the coding sequence ATGAAAGGTATAATCTTAGCAGCTGGCTATGGAACAAGATTTTTACCCATAACAAAAACCATTCCAAAGGAAATGTTACCAATTCTAAATAAACCAGCAATTGACTACATTATTGAAGAATTTATTAATTCTGGAATAAAAGAAATTTTAATAATAACCTCAAGAAGAAAAGGAGTTTTAGATAATTATTTTGATAGAGAAATTGAACTTGAATCTACATTTACAAAAGAATGTAGGCAAGATTTACTAGATATTATTAAACTTAAAGACATCAATATTAGTTTCATAAAGCAAAATGAAATGATGGGAACAGGACATGCTTTACTGCATGCAAAACCTTGGATTGGGGTAGAGCCTACAATAGTTGCATATCCTGATGATCTACATATTGGGAATCCTCCCTTAACGGCACAACTTATAGAACTACACAAAAAAACCGGAAAAAATATATTATCTGTTATTGAAAATCCTAAAAATATCAACAGATACGGAGTAATAGAATTAGATAAAGACAATATTCATATCAAAGACATCGTAGAAAAACCAGCAGTTGGAAAAGAACCAAGCAGGAAAGCATCTATTGGAAGATTTTTATACACTTATGATTTTTTTAAATATTTAGAAGAAGGATTTAAACTTCACAAGAAGGGAGAATATCATCACATTTATGCTTTAAAGAAACTGATGAGTGAGGGCAAAGTATTATATAAGGAAATAGAAGGTGAGAGACTTGATACAGGTGATATTGAAGGTTACTTAGAGACAATAATCAAGATTGCTAAAAGAGATGATAAGTTGTCCCAAATAATTAAAGATTTAATAGAGGTTAAATGA
- a CDS encoding BB_0208 family protein: MSTITKRQEFYDSLSILKKYINENIEEKILKYSIFSKLYILNEEEIKNLIKISRDYEQKRNTINITLEEYYYEKNEDTKIKNWILEIIKGKNSLQIQKETNLISKRLGITYKLKSTNFLKLIEIQNNPKYTLCKKELYKQLILNFSSNIKIENLETTIDILVAVKNRNKEEIKRILKQTQTLQRLFKSSSTKKESRVIKLQKLLILTYWPVGCLSRSLFNKILIKNYRYMIDEILTLKYDEILKYLRTIKTLSLNEIFYKGSKKNINFNYFFSDFTKYTPKDFQNTLKAYLSSFEKTATNKYLKWFFKDKVPNEWEDFTFAIEYIAKHRLLNLNEKIEDIITAKFQAEDFFVSFEKMSFNPYKSSNIFQNKYIKRTFLQNVVNYIKDNTKKIDTYGWVAFYIYADKDDKENFSQDIKTFFKNKNFEIQNQILVYFLSFYPNIDKKHFEFISEIILYLDESKIVIPKEIIRMQKTHSQELNYYKSYIFIKSLILRTRVLKILHKNIKPELMLNLEGFRDEKLLPAICYIAYYSNPDVLKEEETMSSSQKEDIMKFIAFLAKDQNKFISKTL; the protein is encoded by the coding sequence ATGAGTACAATAACAAAACGCCAAGAATTTTATGATTCTCTTAGCATATTAAAAAAATATATAAATGAAAATATAGAAGAAAAAATTTTAAAATATAGTATTTTTTCAAAGCTTTATATCCTAAATGAAGAAGAGATTAAAAATCTTATAAAAATAAGCAGAGATTATGAACAAAAAAGAAATACAATAAACATTACTCTTGAAGAATATTATTATGAAAAAAATGAAGATACAAAAATCAAAAACTGGATATTAGAGATAATTAAAGGAAAAAATTCATTACAAATACAAAAAGAAACAAATCTTATTAGTAAAAGGCTTGGAATAACATATAAATTAAAATCAACTAATTTCTTAAAGTTAATTGAAATACAAAATAATCCAAAATACACTTTATGTAAAAAAGAACTGTATAAACAGCTAATACTAAACTTCTCCAGCAACATAAAAATAGAAAATTTAGAAACAACAATAGATATACTAGTAGCTGTAAAAAATAGAAACAAGGAAGAAATTAAACGCATCCTAAAACAAACCCAAACATTGCAAAGACTATTCAAATCTAGCTCAACCAAAAAAGAAAGTAGAGTAATCAAGCTACAAAAATTACTTATTTTAACATACTGGCCAGTAGGATGCTTATCTAGGTCACTTTTTAATAAAATTTTAATAAAAAACTATAGATACATGATAGATGAGATTTTAACTTTAAAATATGATGAGATTCTTAAATATTTACGAACAATAAAAACTTTAAGCCTTAATGAAATTTTTTATAAAGGGTCAAAGAAAAATATTAATTTTAATTATTTTTTCAGCGATTTTACAAAATATACCCCCAAAGATTTTCAAAATACACTAAAAGCTTATTTATCTTCATTTGAAAAAACTGCAACAAACAAATATTTAAAATGGTTCTTTAAAGATAAAGTACCAAACGAATGGGAAGATTTTACTTTTGCAATTGAATATATTGCAAAACATAGGTTACTAAATTTAAATGAAAAAATAGAAGATATAATTACAGCAAAATTTCAAGCAGAAGACTTCTTTGTATCTTTCGAAAAAATGAGCTTCAATCCATATAAAAGTTCTAACATATTTCAAAATAAATATATAAAAAGAACATTTTTGCAAAATGTGGTCAACTATATAAAAGACAATACAAAAAAGATAGACACCTATGGTTGGGTAGCATTCTACATTTATGCAGATAAAGATGATAAGGAAAATTTCTCACAAGACATAAAAACATTCTTTAAGAATAAAAATTTTGAAATTCAAAATCAAATACTCGTATACTTTTTATCCTTTTATCCAAATATTGATAAGAAACATTTTGAATTCATATCAGAAATAATACTCTATCTTGATGAGAGTAAAATTGTCATACCTAAAGAAATAATAAGAATGCAAAAGACCCACTCTCAGGAATTAAACTACTATAAATCATATATTTTCATTAAATCATTAATTCTAAGAACAAGAGTACTCAAAATTTTACATAAAAATATTAAACCAGAACTAATGTTAAACCTAGAAGGATTTAGAGATGAAAAATTACTACCTGCAATATGTTATATTGCTTATTATTCCAATCCAGACGTATTAAAAGAAGAAGAAACAATGTCTTCTTCACAAAAAGAAGACATAATGAAATTCATTGCATTTTTGGCTAAAGATCAAAATAAATTTATTTCTAAGACACTATGA
- a CDS encoding tetratricopeptide repeat protein has translation MNNRKSLPILLTLIFLLISSFASLGYYVYKDRLNKRNQEIMLNEVKNSVMDRNYKKAYSITKMLKDKYPKNTDIAMLENTLAELANNSPFESKNLQRDTANQILDKIQGREKLMPISNENSDIAFNNRYIKDSTAIENYADRKEDTGIEDEDILEFRQSKVPKNLGDNKSKIEDNKKPTLSNKESTESQKNLFNLKKLKDNLSKELNNTKNKPLDNQKKEIEKQDKPTEKTLNNSSTEQTNQIKHPKENLESLPLKPPIKIEQTNPKILPKSQSQVSEKIERPYNYSTKKELYEILDNINTGNPSIGKARLNDLIKRGLSDKFKKVNDLIDKLKYQEAAQILLKLIKQDFELKSVSLQKAPYLKELFVKERPMQEIFDTKNISPDNKIKTEETHKPSVGPTKNSSTDLNSLKMLAVANEQKGNLKTAEEIYEKITSITKKAEDYYKVGLIKFKLKKYKEAIKAFDDTILIDPNHKKAYTNKGTVLIILDEPKEAIKAFEKAIAIDQNYDTAFYKKGIAEEKNNDKTHAFLSFKKAHDIAKNPNYAIKAGITANHIGDFQSGEKYLDMVSFSIKEKNDIILYNLAIAKFENDSLNESLEVINKALTINPEKPEYLYLKASIFLTKGDYHKAIELYNNVILKTPENITAHINLARAYEKLGNERKAIDILEKVSNKNHSVALNNLGKLYKKQGNYQKAINIFQKAEASSNLEAKYNLAITFLATKENKRAMEKLIEYIKVDSNNPEALHALAIIEYNENGDDKRLKEVVKKFPNYAQNKKIIKIIGQ, from the coding sequence ATGAATAACAGAAAAAGCCTACCTATACTATTAACTTTAATATTTCTGCTTATTTCTTCATTTGCGTCACTTGGTTATTATGTATACAAAGATAGACTAAACAAACGAAACCAAGAAATAATGCTAAATGAAGTCAAAAATAGTGTTATGGATAGAAATTATAAAAAAGCTTATTCAATAACAAAAATGCTAAAAGACAAATATCCAAAAAACACAGATATTGCAATGCTTGAGAATACTCTGGCAGAACTTGCCAATAATAGTCCTTTTGAATCAAAAAATTTGCAAAGAGATACCGCTAATCAAATACTAGATAAAATACAGGGAAGAGAAAAATTAATGCCTATTAGCAATGAAAACTCTGATATTGCTTTTAATAATAGATATATTAAAGACAGCACAGCAATAGAAAACTATGCTGATAGAAAAGAAGATACTGGTATTGAAGACGAAGATATTTTAGAGTTTAGACAAAGTAAAGTACCTAAGAATTTAGGCGACAATAAGAGCAAAATCGAGGATAATAAAAAGCCAACCTTAAGCAATAAAGAATCTACTGAAAGCCAAAAAAATTTATTTAACTTAAAAAAGTTAAAAGACAACTTAAGTAAAGAGCTAAACAATACTAAGAATAAGCCGTTAGATAATCAAAAAAAAGAAATAGAAAAACAGGATAAACCTACCGAAAAAACTTTAAACAATTCTAGCACAGAGCAAACAAACCAAATTAAACACCCTAAAGAAAATCTTGAGTCTTTACCCCTAAAACCACCAATAAAAATAGAGCAGACAAATCCAAAAATTCTGCCTAAATCACAAAGTCAAGTAAGTGAAAAAATAGAGAGACCCTACAACTACTCTACAAAAAAAGAACTGTATGAAATATTAGATAATATTAATACTGGCAATCCTTCTATTGGCAAGGCAAGACTTAATGACTTAATTAAAAGGGGATTAAGTGATAAATTCAAGAAAGTAAATGATTTAATTGATAAATTAAAATATCAAGAAGCCGCCCAAATCTTGCTTAAATTAATAAAGCAAGATTTTGAATTAAAATCAGTTAGCCTACAAAAAGCTCCTTATTTAAAGGAGCTTTTTGTAAAAGAGCGACCTATGCAAGAAATTTTTGATACAAAGAATATTTCACCAGATAATAAAATCAAAACAGAAGAAACACACAAACCCTCTGTAGGCCCTACCAAGAATTCTTCAACAGATTTAAACTCCCTCAAAATGCTAGCAGTAGCAAATGAACAAAAAGGCAATTTAAAGACAGCTGAAGAAATTTATGAAAAAATTACAAGCATTACAAAAAAAGCAGAAGATTACTATAAAGTTGGACTAATTAAATTTAAACTAAAAAAATACAAAGAAGCTATTAAAGCTTTTGATGACACAATACTAATTGATCCAAACCACAAAAAAGCATACACAAATAAAGGAACAGTCTTAATTATATTAGATGAACCCAAAGAAGCAATTAAAGCCTTTGAGAAGGCTATTGCAATTGACCAAAATTATGACACTGCTTTCTATAAAAAAGGAATAGCAGAAGAAAAAAATAATGATAAAACACATGCCTTCTTAAGTTTCAAAAAAGCTCATGATATTGCTAAAAATCCTAATTACGCCATAAAAGCAGGAATTACCGCAAATCATATTGGAGACTTTCAAAGTGGTGAAAAATACCTAGATATGGTAAGTTTTTCAATTAAAGAAAAAAATGACATCATTCTTTATAATCTAGCAATAGCAAAATTTGAAAACGACAGTCTTAATGAATCACTTGAAGTCATAAATAAAGCTCTTACTATAAACCCAGAAAAGCCTGAATATCTATATTTAAAAGCATCCATTTTTCTAACAAAAGGAGACTATCATAAGGCAATAGAACTCTACAATAATGTAATTTTAAAAACTCCTGAAAATATTACAGCTCACATAAATTTAGCAAGAGCATATGAAAAACTAGGAAATGAACGCAAAGCAATTGATATACTTGAAAAGGTTAGCAATAAAAATCATTCAGTTGCATTAAATAATCTTGGGAAACTTTACAAAAAACAAGGAAATTACCAAAAAGCAATAAACATTTTTCAAAAAGCAGAAGCTAGCTCAAACCTTGAAGCAAAATATAACCTAGCCATTACATTTTTGGCTACTAAGGAAAACAAAAGAGCAATGGAAAAATTAATAGAATACATTAAAGTAGATTCAAACAACCCAGAAGCTCTCCATGCATTGGCCATAATAGAATATAATGAAAATGGAGATGACAAAAGACTGAAAGAAGTTGTTAAAAAATTTCCTAATTACGCACAAAATAAAAAAATAATAAAAATTATAGGACAATGA
- the mutL gene encoding DNA mismatch repair endonuclease MutL translates to MNKIKFLDKNLVQKIAAGEAIDRPSSILKELLDNSIDSGADKIEVFLEEGGIRRILITDNGSGLSPEDLKICYLPHTTSKINAEQDLETIKTLGFRGEALSSIAICSNLIITSSTTGEESYQIEVENGIEKYLKKQSPINGTIVDVTNLFHNFPARKRFLKKDSIETKMCLKVFEEKAVAHPEIDFRLSINHELRKVYFKEKLIDRVQSVYGEIIEHNKFGKIEAEYENVKMKIFFAPPHFSRKDRRNIKIFVNRRPVEEKNLSEAIIDGHSRILTPRNFPICYLFLEIEPKHIDFNIHPQKKEVRFFNLPFLPKQISSNINEFFDREQKEILQDYNNIIIKRQLTNDTHLLEPESDESQNSNFQVYEITKNEELILEKPQSNKITNIIENKVNFERHDPAQNNKSSFKTHIQNIFLKTSTMLNAISKPREEEYKYRYIGQLFSEFLIVEKDNEVYFLDQHALHETIIYNNLKNSKKTIQNLLVPIEFQVDCEDADKILESEIEEYKQIDIIVIKTKNQTYQLKSIPNICNKYENVIIHFLKTRKSKTINSLEADLYATIACRQAIKQNDTISSEFSNFLINEFFNLKLKHCPHGRKIYYKISKFELEKSVDRK, encoded by the coding sequence ATGAATAAAATAAAATTTTTAGACAAAAACTTAGTACAAAAAATAGCAGCAGGAGAAGCCATAGATAGACCTTCTTCTATTTTAAAAGAATTGCTTGACAATTCAATAGATTCTGGCGCAGATAAAATCGAAGTTTTCCTTGAAGAAGGAGGTATTCGAAGAATACTAATCACAGACAATGGTAGTGGATTAAGCCCAGAGGACTTAAAGATATGTTATCTACCCCACACTACTTCAAAAATCAATGCAGAACAAGATCTTGAAACAATTAAAACACTAGGATTTAGAGGAGAAGCCCTCTCTAGTATTGCAATTTGTTCTAATCTCATAATAACAAGTTCAACCACAGGAGAAGAAAGTTATCAAATTGAAGTTGAAAACGGAATTGAAAAATATTTAAAAAAACAATCTCCAATAAATGGAACCATAGTAGATGTTACAAACTTATTTCATAACTTTCCCGCAAGAAAAAGATTCTTAAAAAAAGATTCTATTGAGACAAAAATGTGTCTAAAAGTTTTTGAAGAAAAGGCAGTAGCTCATCCTGAAATCGACTTTAGATTAAGTATTAACCATGAATTGAGAAAGGTCTATTTTAAAGAAAAACTAATAGACAGAGTTCAAAGCGTATATGGAGAAATAATAGAGCATAATAAATTTGGAAAAATAGAAGCAGAATACGAGAATGTCAAAATGAAAATTTTTTTTGCTCCTCCTCATTTTTCAAGAAAAGACAGAAGAAATATAAAAATATTTGTAAACAGAAGACCCGTTGAAGAAAAAAATTTATCTGAAGCTATTATTGATGGACACAGTAGAATACTAACACCCAGAAACTTCCCAATATGTTATCTATTCTTAGAAATAGAACCCAAACACATCGATTTTAATATACATCCTCAAAAAAAAGAAGTAAGATTTTTCAACCTACCTTTCCTCCCTAAACAAATTTCAAGCAACATTAATGAATTTTTTGACAGAGAACAAAAAGAAATTTTACAAGACTACAACAACATAATAATAAAAAGACAATTAACGAATGATACTCACTTGTTAGAACCTGAGAGTGATGAATCACAAAATTCAAATTTCCAAGTCTACGAAATTACAAAAAATGAAGAATTAATATTAGAAAAACCTCAAAGCAATAAAATAACAAATATCATAGAAAACAAGGTCAATTTTGAAAGACACGATCCAGCTCAAAACAATAAATCATCCTTTAAAACCCACATCCAAAATATTTTCCTAAAAACTTCCACAATGCTAAATGCAATTAGTAAGCCAAGAGAGGAAGAATACAAATATAGATATATAGGACAATTATTTTCTGAATTTCTAATAGTAGAGAAGGATAATGAAGTCTATTTTCTAGACCAACATGCACTTCATGAAACGATCATATATAATAATCTCAAAAATTCAAAAAAGACTATACAAAATCTTTTAGTACCAATTGAATTTCAAGTAGATTGCGAAGATGCAGACAAAATACTTGAGAGTGAGATAGAAGAATATAAACAAATAGACATCATAGTTATTAAAACAAAGAACCAGACTTATCAACTTAAATCCATCCCAAATATTTGCAATAAATATGAAAATGTTATTATTCATTTCTTAAAGACAAGAAAAAGCAAAACTATTAATTCCTTAGAGGCTGATTTATATGCTACTATTGCCTGTAGACAAGCTATTAAGCAAAATGACACAATAAGCTCTGAATTTAGCAATTTTTTAATAAATGAATTTTTCAATTTAAAACTCAAACATTGTCCACACGGAAGAAAAATTTACTACAAAATTTCTAAATTTGAACTTGAAAAAAGTGTCGACAGAAAATAA
- the efp gene encoding elongation factor P, whose protein sequence is MSTIKSGEIEKGSFLLFKGMPHIVLEREFSKTGRGGSIVRLKLKNLKNKSVIKETLKGADTAEEIEVLEVRSQYLYREGENLIFMDLETYDQFSVNLREVSNLEDKVLFLQEAEVYSLVKWEDEVIDIKLPPKIAFEVVDAEVAVKSDTVTNAMKNVTLHTGFIVKAPIFINVGDKILVNSETKEYAERVKD, encoded by the coding sequence ATGAGTACAATTAAGTCTGGAGAAATTGAAAAGGGGAGTTTTTTGCTTTTTAAAGGTATGCCGCATATTGTTCTTGAACGAGAATTTTCGAAAACAGGTAGGGGAGGGTCTATTGTAAGACTGAAACTTAAAAACTTGAAAAATAAATCTGTTATCAAGGAAACATTAAAAGGGGCAGATACAGCAGAAGAAATTGAAGTTTTAGAAGTAAGATCTCAGTATCTTTATAGGGAAGGTGAAAATCTTATTTTTATGGATTTGGAAACTTATGATCAATTTAGTGTTAATTTAAGAGAGGTTTCAAATCTTGAGGATAAGGTTCTCTTTTTACAAGAAGCAGAAGTATATTCTCTTGTTAAATGGGAAGATGAAGTTATTGACATTAAGTTGCCACCCAAAATTGCATTTGAAGTGGTAGATGCTGAGGTTGCCGTTAAGAGTGATACTGTAACTAATGCTATGAAGAATGTTACTCTTCACACAGGTTTTATAGTAAAAGCACCTATTTTTATTAATGTTGGAGATAAAATTTTGGTTAATTCTGAAACAAAGGAATATGCTGAAAGAGTTAAAGACTAA